Proteins from one Rosa chinensis cultivar Old Blush chromosome 7, RchiOBHm-V2, whole genome shotgun sequence genomic window:
- the LOC112180547 gene encoding putative pumilio homolog 7, chloroplastic has product MLRIAEQDQRVLMNMKNDNNNNNNNNPRIPPPYCDSNLFQLLLQSNNHHHVSGSPISRASLQSEFSPSSSFSNGFYSSEDSSPYSPTPFEEAKYQTPLKHYMNGGGLWLDSKPAPHHESHYNEILGDDLGLAESFYRMNIGDGHEGGGKRRGFERDPDGFGLGGGFLGGNFPWNVENYGLFETSRNNMSDVEAFQSSHFGVRGGFNGYVEPEFLGLGPEYVVGDSMGAVLNHMQQPSALCCGPSGAKNQMGYMVEQRKELRDDWYYRNVQVENPYVARPYLDDEFVYSQLCGTDSSAGKGLMYPMSSPQFPSVAQLCVDNGAHNHPVIKQRTRGNPTRKCAGHLEGFRGEDSLDVQGKHLNHGVTRGSKSSKANKKNSCTKMPMRTEGEQSSRLDLDSYNGGSSGNECSQSSNDSMKSLLTLGSLTEVQGYIYFLAKDQHGCRFLQRMLDEGTRQDVQLIFDRIINHVLELMTDPFGNYLMQKFLDMCNEQQRMQFVLKVTKEPGQLARVSLDTHGTRVVQKLIETVENGKQVSLIISSLECGFLDLIKDPNGNHVVQRCLDCFSTEENRFIFDAAARFCVEIATQRHGCCVLQKCIAHASGRHRDKLVTEVSRNGLLLSQDPYGNYVVQYVIELKIPSVMARLISQLKGHFVLLSMQKCSSHVVEKCLKHYEESRAKVIQELLSVSHFEQLLQDPYANYVIQSALSVTKGPLHSALVEAVKPHTILRHSPYCKRIFTKDLLKK; this is encoded by the exons ATGTTGAGAATAGCTGAGCAAGACCAGAGGGTTTTGATGAACATGAAGAAtgataacaacaacaacaacaacaacaacccaaGAATCCCTCCACCTTATTGTGATTCCAATCTTTTTCAGCTTCTGCTTCAGTCTAACAACCATCACCATGTGAGTGGTTCACCTATTAGCAGAGCTTCTCTGCAGTCTGAGTTTTCTCCTTCGAGTTCTTTCTCAAATGGGTTTTATTCCTCTGAGGATAGCTCTCCTTATTCTCCAACCCCATTTGAGGAGGCAAAGTATCAAACACCTCTTAAGCATTACATGAatggaggagggttgtggtTGGACTCCAAGCCAGCACCACACCATGAGTCTCATTATAATGAGATTTTGGGGGATGATCTGGGGTTGGCTGAGAGTTTTTACAGAATGAATATTGGGGATGGACATGAGGGTGGTGGTAAAAGGAGGGGGTTTGAGAGAGACCCAGATGGGTTTGGGCTTGGTGGTGGTTTCTTAGGGGGTAATTTTCCTTGGAATGTTGAGAACTATGGCTTGTTTGAAACTTCTAGGAACAATATGTCTGATGTTGAAGCTTTTCAGTCCTCTCATTTTGGTGTTAGAGGTGGTTTTAATGGTTATGTGGAGCCTGAGTTTCTTGGGTTGGGGCCAGAATATGTTGTTGGTGATTCAATGGGGGCTGTTCTAAATCATATGCAGCAGCCTAGTGCTTTGTGTTGTGGTCCTAGTGGTGCTAAGAACCAAATGGGTTACATGGTAGAGCAAAGAAAGGAACTGAGAGATGATTGGTATTACAGAAATGTTCAAGTAGAGAACCCATATGTTGCCAGACCTTACCTTGATGATGAATTTGTTTATTCACAGCTATGTGGAACAGATTCTAGTGCCGGAAAGGGTCTTATGTATCCTATGAGCTCTCCTCAGTTCCCCTCAGTTGCTCAGCTGTGTGTGGACAATGGTGCACATAATCATCCAGTGATAAAACAAAGGACTAGAGGAAATCCGACTAGGAAATGTGCAGGGCACTTAGAGGGTTTTAGAGGTGAGGATAGTCTTGATGTACAAGGAAAACATTTGAACCATGGTGTCACTAGGGGTAGCAAGTCTTCAAAGGCTAACAAGAAGAACTCTTGCACTAAGATGCCAATGAGGACAGAAGGAGAGCAAAGCTCTAGATTAGATTTGGATTCATATAATGGAGGAAGTAGTGGAAATGAATGTAGTCAGAGCAGTAATGACTCAATGAAGTCGCTGCTTACTTTGGGTTCATTGACTGAGGTCCAGGGATACATATACTTCCTAGCAAAGGATCAGCATGGTTGCCGGTTCTTACAGAGaatgctcgatgaaggaacccGTCAAGATGTGCAATTAATATTTGATAGGATAATCAATCATGTTCTTGAACTTATGACGGACCCGTTTGGCAATTACCTAATGCAGAAGTTCTTGGACATGTGTAATGAACAGCAAAGAATGCAGTTTGTACTTAAGGTGACCAAAGAACCGGGACAGCTTGCGAGAGTTTCCTTGGACACACATGG CACTCGTGTGGTGCAGAAGTTGATCGAGACTGTGGAAAATGGGAAGCAGGTCTCTTTGATCATATCATCCCTTGAATGTGGTTTTCTTGATCTTATTAAGGATCCAAATGGCAATCATGTGGTACAGCGTTGCTTGGACTGCTTCAGCACTGAAGAGAACAGG TTTATATTTGATGCTGCTGCAAGATTCTGTGTTGAGATTGCAACTCAGCGTCATGGATGCTGTGTGCTACAAAAATGCATTGCACATGCCAGTGGGAGACATCGAGATAAgctggtcactgaagtttctaGGAATGGGCTTCTCCTTTCCCAAGATCCGTATGG AAACTATGTTGTTCAGTATGTCATAGAGCTGAAAATCCCATCAGTCATGGCCAGATTGATCTCTCAGTTGAAGGGACACTTTGTACTCCTCTCCATGCAGAAATGCAGTAGTCATGTTGTTGAAAAATGCCTCAAGCACTATGAAGAGAGCCGAGCAAAAGTCATCCAGGAATTGCTCTCAGTTTCTCACTTTGAACAGCTGTTGCAAGACCCTTATGCTAACTATGTCATTCAATCTGCTCTTTCAGTTACCAAG GGCCCTCTTCACTCTGCACTGGTTGAAGCTGTCAAGCCTCATACAATCTTGCGCCACAGCCCATACTGCAAGAGGATTTTCACAAAGGACCTCCTGAAGAAGTGA
- the LOC112179459 gene encoding uncharacterized protein LOC112179459: MSTPVRKPHTSTADLLTWSETPIADSPALSSSAARSGSRPHQPSDGIKKVVFGGQVTDEEVESLNKRKPCSGYKMKEMTGSGIFTGGADDEASEPGSANPTPNSKSGIRLYQQAVAGISHISFGEEEGVAPKKPTTIAEVAKLRELSGTLETEAEAEARLKKQLSDSKFKELSGHDIFAPPPEILPRETTAPRALALKGSIQIGEPTSPVHEPVKVSKTAGGQNNVIPGEDPVSKTAKKIYDKKFSELSGNDIFKGDVPPSSAEKPLSVAKLREMSGSNIFADGKAEPREYLGGVRKPPGGESSIALV; the protein is encoded by the exons ATGAGCACTCCGGTGAGGAAGCCCCACACATCCACCGCGGATCTGCTCACCTGGTCCGAGACTCCGATTGCCGACTCTCCGGCGctctcctcctccgccgcccGCTCCGGTTCTCGGCCTCACCAG CCGTCGGATGGGATCAAAAAAGTGGTGTTTGGAGGTCAGGTGACGGATGAGGAGGTCGAGAGCTTAAACAAACG AAAACCTTGTTCGGGGTACAAGATGAAGGAGATGACTGGGAGTGGCATTTTTACCGGGGGAGCGGATGATGAAGCATCAGAACCTGGTAGTGCTAATCCTACCCCAAATAGCAAAAGCGGAATCCGACTGTACCAG CAAGCGGTTGCTGGAATCAGTCATATCTCATTTGGTGAGGAAGAGGGTGTTGCTCCCAAAAAGCCTACTACAATTGCTGAAGTTGCAAAGCTGCGCGAGCTGAGTGGAACCTTGGAAACTGAGGCAGAGGCAGAGGCAAGGCTGAAGAAGCAGCTTTCAGACTCTAAATTTAAGGAGCTCAGTGGGCATGACATATTTGCACCCCCTCCCGAAATTTTACCTAGGGAAACTACTGCTCCACGAGCGCTGGCTTTGAAAGGAAGCATTCAAATAGGGGAACCTACTTCACCAGTACATGAACCTGTTAAGGTGTCTAAA ACTGCTGGAGGTCAGAACAATGTTATACCAGGTGAGGACCCTGTGTCCAAGACGGCGAAGAAGATTTATGACAAGAAATTTTCCGAGCTGTCAGGAAATGACATATTCAAGGGCGATGTTCCTCCGTCCTCTGCTGAGAAACCACTGAGTGTGGCAAAATTGCGGGAGATGAGTGGCAGCAACATCTTTGCCGACGGGAAGGCAGAGCCTCGAGAATATTTGGGTGGCGTACGCAAACCCCCTGGCGGCGAGAGCAGCATTGCTTTGGTATAA
- the LOC112179768 gene encoding annexin D1, with amino-acid sequence MSTLTVPAQVPSPAEDSEQLKKAFKGWGTNEDLIISILGHRNAAQRKAIRKTYAESYGEDLLKELDKELTRDFERIVMLWTLDPAERDAFLANEATKKWTSSNQVLAEIACSRSSHGLLLARQEYHSRYKKSLEEDVAHHTTGDFRKLLVPLVSSYRYEGDEVNMTLAKSEAKLLHEKISDKEYNHEEIIRILATRSKAQINATLNHYKNEFGNDINKDLKADPKDEYLAILRSTIKCLICPEKYFEKSLRLAINRLGTDEGALTRVVATRAEVDLKIIKEEYHKRNSVTLDQAIKKDTHGDYESVLLALVGHENA; translated from the exons ATGTCGACCCTTACAGTCCCAGCACAAGTTCCTTCTCCGGCCGAAGACTCCGAGCAGCTCAAAAAAGCCTTCAAAG GATGGGGAACCAATGAGGACTTGATCATATCCATCTTGGGGCATAGAAATGCTGCTCAAAGAAAAGCTATCCGAAAAACTTATGCCGAAAGTTATGGAGAAGATCTCCTTAAGGAACTGGACAAAGAACTTACAAGGGACTTTGAG AGGATTGTTATGCTTTGGACGCTTGATCCTGCTGAGCGCGATGCATTTTTAGCCAATGAGGCGACAAAGAAGTGGACTTCAAGCAATCAGGTTCTTGCGGAAATAGCCTGCTCTAGGTCATCACATGGCCTACTTTTGGCAAGGCAGGAATATCATTCGCGCTACAAGAAGTCCCTTGAAGAGGATGTTGCACATCACACAACTGGGGACTTCCGCAAG CTTTTGGTGCCCCTTGTCAGCTCATATAGATATGAGGGAGATGAGGTGAACATGACTCTGGCAAAATCAGAGGCTAAGCTACTCCATGAAAAGATCTCCGACAAAGAATACAATCATGAGGAGATCATCAGGATTTTGGCTACACGTAGCAAAGCGCAGATCAATGCAACTCTCAATCACTACAAGAATGAATTTGGTAATGATATCAATAAG GATTTGAAAGCTGACCCCAAGGACGAGTACCTCGCAATTCTAAGGTCCACAATCAAGTGCTTGATCTGCCCTGAGAAGTATTTCGAGAAGTCTCTTCGTCTGGCAATCAACAGACTAGGAACGGATGAAGGTGCTCTCACCAGAGTTGTTGCTACAAGGGCTGAGGTTGACCTGAAGATTATAAAGGAGGAGTACCACAAGAGGAATAGTGTCACTCTGGATCAGGCCATTAAGAAAGACACTCATGGGGATTATGAGTCAGTGCTACTGGCCCTGGTTGGACATGAGAATGCTTAA